The genomic DNA ATGACGGCGCTCTCGGCGATCTTGTTCTTCTTCACATAGTGGAAGAACTTGGGAACATCGTCGCCCGTCGTCTCGTCGGTGGTCGTCTCCGGGCGAACCAGGGTATCGGTACTCACGGCATCCATGATGCCGCATAGCCGGGCGCGCGGCACACCACCACCGCCCCGCCACACCTACCGCCACCCGGCGCTCCCCACTCCACGAGGCGGACCGCCACGACCGACGTGCTCGCGGGCGATCCGACCTCGGGGTGTCGCGGACGAGCCCGGAGTGCAAGACTCGTAGGTATGCAGCAGCACGGCGACGCTCCCGACGCCGACGGCGGCCGTGGCGATCGTCGCGGTTCCTCGGCGGCTTCCTCCCGTTCCAAGGGCTATTTCCCGAAAGGCGACTTCCCCGGCAACGAACACCGCCGGGCCGCGCTCATCACCGAGGCCGCACCGTCGCTGGAGGATCAACATCGCGCGCGGGTACGCCGCTACACGATCCTGATGGCGATCCGTATTCCGGCGCTGATCCTGGCTGCGGTCGCCTACAGCATCTGGGGCAGCGCGCTGATATCCCTGCTCATCATCGGCGCGTCCATCCCGTTGCCGTGGGTGGCGGTGCTCATCGCCAACGATCGCCCGCCGCGCCGCCACGACGAGCCGAGCCGCTGGGACCGGACGCGCCCCGCACTCGAGTCGCGTCCGCACGACGCCATCGACGGCTGAGTCCGGTCGGATGATCCGCTGGACCTGGACGTTCGTCGATCGTCCCGAGGACCGGTTCGAACACTGTCTGCGGTTCTGGTCCACGATCACCGGCACCGCGCCCTCGCCCCGGCGCGGTGAGCACGGCGAGTTCCGCACCCTGCTGCCCGACCCCGCCCGCGGCTCGAGCGCGGCGATCAAGATGCAGTCGGTCGGCGGCATCGGGGGCACCCACCTCGACCTCGATGTCGAGGACATCGCCGCCGCACGGACCGCGGCCCTGGCTTCGGGCGCCGTTGCGGTCGCCGAGCATCCCGATTACACCGTCCTGCGCTCCCCCGGCGGTCTGCTGTTCTGCCTCACCCGCGCCGCCGCCGAGACCGCTACCCCCGCCGCGGCGGTCGACGCCCCCGACGGCACCCGTTCCCGGCTGGACCAGATCTGCCTGGACATCGGCCCGAGTGATCACCCCCGCGAAGCCGCCTTCTGGCGGAATCTGACCGGGTGGTCGCACACCGCGGGCAGGCGCCCCGAGTTCTCCCGCCTGCGTGCCACCACGCCGATGCCGGTGTCACTGCTGCTGCAGCGCCTGGACGAGGACCGACCAGCCGGCGCGCACATCGATTTCTCGTCCAGCGATATCGAGGCGACCGCCGACTGGCACGCATCCCTCGGCGCTCGCGTGATCTCACGCTTCGAACACTGGATCGTGCTCCACGACCCGGCAGGCGTGGCGTACTGCGTGACCGCCCGCGACCCGGACGGCGTCTGAGCTTCGGCGCGCGATCTCCGGCCATGCCCGTCGGAGGGACCGATCACCGGTGACGGTTCGATTTCCCGGAGGAGACTCTCTCGGAGGCGAGCTCGCCGTCTCCGAACTTCCGCCGGCCCCTCGGAGCGCGTCGACCGCCGGTGGCAGAGTTACCGCTGTGCATACCGACCGAACGACCACCGGTTCCCTGCTCACCGCGCTGTGCCCGGACCTGCGCACGGCGCTGACCCGGGTGCGCTACGACGCCGACACCCTGCTCGACGTGCTCGGCCCCGATGTGCACGCCGCGCTCGGCCGTTCCGAGCCGGTGCCGGTGCGCCGCGCCGCCCGCGCCGCCGGCGAACTCGGCACTCTGATCAGACTGCTGTTACTGGGCGACGGGATACTCGAGCGCGAGGTCGCCGCCGCGCTGGCCCCGCTCGACCTCGAGCGGGCAGTCGCCGCCGGACTGCTCATACGCGACGGCGACGAGATGAGGGCGGCACTGGATCTACGGCCGCTGGACGCGGGCGCGGGCAATCGCTGGATCCTGTCCGACCTCGACGACTCGATGCGCAGGCGCACCCTCACCGAGGACCATGTGCTCGGCGTCGGCCACGCCTCGCTGTCGCTGCTGCGAGCCACCCCGACCCGGCCGGTCGGCTCGGTGCTGGATCTGGGCACCGGCTGCGGCGTCCAGGCGGTGCACGCCGCCTCCTATGCGGCCACGGTCACCGGCACCGATGTGAACCCACGCGCCCTGTGGCTGGCCGAGGCCACCGCGGCACTCAACGGGCTCGACATCGAACTGCTCGAGGGGCCGTGGTTCGACCCCGTGGCCGGGCGCCGGTTCGACCAGGTGGTCGCGAACCCGCCGTTCGTCGTCGGTCCGGCTCGGATCGAACACACCTACCGCGATTCCGGGCTGGCGCTCGACGGGGCCAGCGAACTGGTGATCTCGCGTGCGGCGGATCTGCTCGCTCCCGGCGGCACCGCCGCGATGCTGTCGGCCTGGGTGCACGCCGAGGGCGAGGACTGGCGCTCGCGGGTCTCGTCCTGGTTGCCCGACCAGGGGGTCGACGCCTGGATCGTGCAGCGCGACGTGGCCGATCCAGCCCTCTACGTCGGCACCTGGTTGCGCGATGCGGGCCTGGATCCGCGCGACCCGGCCGCGCAGGCCCGCGCCGAGCAGTGGCTCGACGCCTTCACCGCCGCCGATGTCGAGGGCATCGGCTTCGGGTTCGTGTATCTGCGCGCCATCGACGGCCCCAGCGAACTGCTCGCCGAGGATCTGACGCACGGGTTCGACGATCCGCTCGGCGACGAGGCGACCCGGTACTTCGAGCGGTCGGCCTGGCTGCGCGCCGTCGCCGCCGACCCGAATGTCGCCTGGTCGTCGCGCTTCGAGATCGACGCGAACACCGCGCTGGAGCGGGTCAGCCTGCCCGGTCCGGACGGCTGGGGCGAGCACATCGCCCGGCTGCACCGCGGTGACGGCCCCCGCTGGCAACACGAAGTCGACGAGGCGACGATCTCCCTGGTCGCGGGAATGCGACCGGACGGTCTGCCGTTGTACGACGTGGTCGAACTCCTCGCGCTCGCCCGTGGTGCGGACGAGATCTCCGGGGAGTTCGCCGCCGATGCGCTGTCCGTGGTCAGCGGGCTCGTGCGGCACGGTCTCATCCGGCCGGTTTCCTGACGGCCGCGTGGGAGCGGCCGCGTGCGCTCCCGGGCACGTCGGCGTCGGCACAGGCACCGGAGTCCGGCGTGGGTTTCCTCTCGGGCGTTCTCAGGAACTTCTCAGATGCTGCGCGAAAACCCGCAGCTCAGAGCTGTTTATCACACTGGGAGCGGGGAACTTTCCCTATGTCGGGTCCGTTGATCGGATGAGACACCACCGACAGGAGGCAAGTCATGACCAGCCCCGCCACCACTCGTGTGCGCCCCAGCGATTCCGACCTCGACGCCCAGAGCCCTGCTGCCGACCTGGTACGTGTGTACCTCAACGGGATCGGCCGCACAGCGCTGCTGACGGCTGCCGACGAGGTCGAGCTGGCCAAGCGCATCGAGGCGGGCCTCTACGCTCAGCACCTGCTGGAGACGAGCAAGCGCCTTTCGGCCGCGAAGAAGAAGGATCTCGCCTTCCTCGTGCGCGACGGACAGGTCGCCCGCTCGCATCTGCTCGAAGCCAACCTGCGGCTCGTGGTCTCCCTCGCCAAGCGCTACACCGGCCGCGGCATGCCGCTGCTCGACCTGATCCAAGAGGGCAACCTCGGCCTGATCCGGGCCATGGAGAAGTTCGACTACGCCAAGGGCTTCAAGTTCTCCACCTACGCGACCTGGTGGATCCGCCAGGCGATCACTCGGGGCATGGCCGATCAGAGCCGCACGATCCGGCTCCCTGTCCATCTCGTCGAGCAGGTCAACAAGCTCGCCCGCATCAAGCGGGAACTGCACCAGCAGCTGGGTCGTGAGGCCACCGACGCGGAACTGTCGGCCGAATCCGGCATCCCGGTGGAGAAGATCGCCGACCTTCTCGATCACAGTCGTGACCCGGTGAGCCTGGACATGCCGGTGGGCAACGACGAAGAGGCTCCGCTCGGCGATTTCATCGAGGACTCCGAGGCCACCTCGGCCGAGTCCGCGGTCATCGCCGGTCTGTTGCACCACGACGTGCGCAGCGTGCTGTCCACCCTCGACGAGCGTGAACAGCAGGTGATCCGGCTGCGCTTCGGCTTGGACGACGGCCAGCCGCGCACCCTCGATCAGATCGGCAAGCTGTTCGGCCTCTCCCGCGAGCGGGTCCGCCAGATCGAGCGAGAGGTCATGTCCAAGCTGCGCAAGGGCGAGCGGGCCGACCGGCTGCGCGCCTACGCGAGCTGACACACGCTCGTCCGCCCGACAGACCGATGCCGGGTCGGCTCCCCCTGGAGCGGCCCGGCATCTTCGCTGTTCACCCACCGGAGGTGGCGGACACTGCGACGACGAACGCGCGGCGATCAGGCCGCGTCGACCTCGATGTCGTAGTTGACCGTCTCGCCCTCCACCGATGTGACGGTCACCGTCATGGTGCGGTTGACGCCGTCGGCGGTCATGCTGCACTCCAGGGTGGCGCCGACCTCGCCCGACAGATCGTCGGGACAGTCGACGTTGTCGACCTGCCCGAGCTGATCGGCCAGCGTCCGAGTGACGGAGCGCTCCAGATCGGCCTCCTCGACGGTGGGCGTGCTCGAGCCTATGCTTACCACGCAGCCTGCCGTGGTGAGGCAGGCGAGCGCGATCAGTCCGGCGAGACGACGAGCGTTCATGGGTACGACCTTCCTGGCGGGGACCGCGTCCCCTTATCCGGCACGCGTCGAATCCCACCGTAGATCGCGGCCGGGCACCTGAGCTGTTAACGCCGAGCATCCGATTCGCGACCGGCCGTGGTGTCTGGGTCGTGCGGGCCGGTCCAGCCTGCTGTGCGATCGTCTGTCTTCAGGCCAGCCGGCGCGGGCCTTCGTCGAATCGGCTCGGCTCGGGGCCGATACGCCCACGTGCGTAGAGGATCTCGGCCGAGGTCGGCGACGCCAGTACCGGATCGAAGGCCAGTTCACGCATCTCGGGCAGATCGTCGAACAGCGCGGAAATCCGTTGCGCGAGTTCTACCAGCGCGGCTTTGTCCACGCGCGGGCTGGCTGGAGTGCCGGACAACAGCGGGGCGGCACGGGGCGCGTCGATCAACGCGGCCGCTTCCGACTCGGTGAGCGGCAGCGCGCGGTAGGCCCGGTCGCCGAGCATTTCGATGATCAGCCCGGACAATCCGAATTCGATCACCGACCCGAACGACGGATCGTCCTGTACTCGCAGAATGCAACCGACGCCCTTGGTCGCCATCCGCTGGATGTGCAGCACCGGGTCGCCGCACATCCGGACCAGGTCGAGATATGCCTGACGCACCGCTTCCGGGCGCCACAGGTCCAACCGCACACCGCTGAGATCGGCTCTCTTGCGCCACATTTCACCGGTCGCCTTGGCCGCCACCGGATAGCCGAGTTCCTCGGCCGCCGCCACCGCCTCGTCTGCGGTGCGCACCTCGCGGAACTCGACGACCGGAATGCCATAGCAGTCCAGCAGTTCCACTACTTCCAGATCGGTCAGCCTGCGCCCGCCCGATTCGGCCATCCACTTCGCCACCAACGCCGCCGCCCGGTCGGCGTCGATGCCCTCCGGACGGACCACTGTCGAGACGGGCCGATCGCGCCAGCGGGCGTAGCGGTGGACTCGGGCAAGCGCCCGAGCGGCCCGTTCCGGATCGGGATAGGAGGGAATCGAACCGCGTACCGCCATGCCGTTGCGCCCACGCACCGAGAGCAGATGCGGCAGGCCCTGTTCGGCGACGAAGGTCGTGAGAATCGGCTTGCCCGCCTCCGGGACCGCCGCAGAAGCCGAACGGATGGCATCGGCGAAACTGGCCATCGGCACCGGCACCGGCGGCGCGAACACCACGATCAACGCGTCGCAGGCGTCGTCGCGCAGCGCCTCGACCACCGCGTCGAGGTAGGCGCCCGGCGAGGCATGCGGCCCCACGTTCACCGGTTCGGCCACCTCGAGCCCTTCTCCTCGTGCCGCGTCGACGGCCAGCCAGCTCAATGCGGTGCTGTTGGAGATCACCGCCAGGCGCGGCCCGCGGGGCAGGGGCTGATACCCCAGCATCGCCGCGCAGTCGAACAGTTCGGAGATGGAGTCGACCTGCACGACGCCCGCCTGGGCGAACAGGTCGCGCACGATGGATCGGTCGATGTCGCCGCCCGGCCGCCTGGTGCGCACCGAACGCCCACTGCTCACCGCGACGATCGGTTTGGTGCGCGCGACACGACGCGCGATCCGCGAGAACTTGCGCGGATTGCCGAAGCTCTCCAGGTACAGCAGCACCACATCGGTCGCCGGATCGGTGTCCCAGTACTGCAGCAGATCGTTGCCGGATACATCGGCGCGATTGCCCGCCGAGGCGAACGTCGACAACCCCAGATTTCGCGCCGCGGCCTCGCCGAGGATCGCCACACCGAGCGGCCCGGACTGGCAGAAGAAGCCGATCCGCCCACGCGGCGGCAGTATCGAGGCCAGCGTCGCGTTCATCGCGACTGCCGGATCGTTGTTCGCGATGCCCAGCGCACTCGGCCCGACCACCCGCATGCCGTGCCCGCGCGCGGCGGCCACGAGTTCATGCTCGGCGGCCAGCCCCTCGGGCCCGGTCTCGGCGAACCCGGCGGTCAGCACGACCAGCCCTTTGACCCCCTTGGCCAGACAGTCGTCGAGCACCGAGTCGATCTCCGGCGCGGGCACCGCGATGACCGCGAGATCGACCTCGTCGGGAATCTCGCGCACCGTCGCGTAAGCCCGCACCCCACGCACCGACCTGCGATTGGGGTTCACCGGGAACACCGGCCCCTGGAAGCTGCCGGACAGCAGGTTGGCCAGCACCGCACCGCCGACCCGACCGGTCCCCGGCGTCGCGCCGATCACCGCGATCGACCGCGGCGCGAGCAAATTGCCGACGCTGCGCGCCTCGGAGGCCCGCTCACGCGCATCGCGCACCGAGACCAGCGCCTCGGTCGGGTCGATGGCGAACTCGAGGTGCAGCACGGTGCCGTCGCGGCTGCGTTCGACCTGGTAGCCGGCTTCCCGGAAGACGGTCACCATCGCGAAGTTCTCGGCGAGCACCTCCGCGACGAAGGTCTGGATCCGATTCTCCGCCGCCGCGCCCGCCAGATGCTCGAGCAGGATCGAACCGAGACCACGCCCTTGATGTTCGTCGGCGACGACGAAGGCCACCTCTGCCGAGCGCGGCCCCGGCCGGTCGATGAGTTCGTAGCGGCCCACCGCGATGATCGCGTCACCCAGTTCCGCGACCAGCCCGACCCGATCGCGGTAGTCGACGTGGGTCGTGCGGTGCAGATCCTTCGGTGAGATCCGCGGGTACGGGCCGAAGTAGCGCAGGTACCGGGTGCGATCGGA from Nocardia higoensis includes the following:
- a CDS encoding DUF4333 domain-containing protein produces the protein MNARRLAGLIALACLTTAGCVVSIGSSTPTVEEADLERSVTRTLADQLGQVDNVDCPDDLSGEVGATLECSMTADGVNRTMTVTVTSVEGETVNYDIEVDAA
- a CDS encoding DUF7059 domain-containing protein, encoding MHTDRTTTGSLLTALCPDLRTALTRVRYDADTLLDVLGPDVHAALGRSEPVPVRRAARAAGELGTLIRLLLLGDGILEREVAAALAPLDLERAVAAGLLIRDGDEMRAALDLRPLDAGAGNRWILSDLDDSMRRRTLTEDHVLGVGHASLSLLRATPTRPVGSVLDLGTGCGVQAVHAASYAATVTGTDVNPRALWLAEATAALNGLDIELLEGPWFDPVAGRRFDQVVANPPFVVGPARIEHTYRDSGLALDGASELVISRAADLLAPGGTAAMLSAWVHAEGEDWRSRVSSWLPDQGVDAWIVQRDVADPALYVGTWLRDAGLDPRDPAAQARAEQWLDAFTAADVEGIGFGFVYLRAIDGPSELLAEDLTHGFDDPLGDEATRYFERSAWLRAVAADPNVAWSSRFEIDANTALERVSLPGPDGWGEHIARLHRGDGPRWQHEVDEATISLVAGMRPDGLPLYDVVELLALARGADEISGEFAADALSVVSGLVRHGLIRPVS
- a CDS encoding DUF3099 domain-containing protein encodes the protein MQQHGDAPDADGGRGDRRGSSAASSRSKGYFPKGDFPGNEHRRAALITEAAPSLEDQHRARVRRYTILMAIRIPALILAAVAYSIWGSALISLLIIGASIPLPWVAVLIANDRPPRRHDEPSRWDRTRPALESRPHDAIDG
- a CDS encoding GNAT family N-acetyltransferase; translation: MTDPTLDTAARTSTGAGAGATDASSGAEAATFAPPQHWFADVLASDGGVVRLRPIVPDDADRMQAFHTALSDRTRYLRYFGPYPRISPKDLHRTTHVDYRDRVGLVAELGDAIIAVGRYELIDRPGPRSAEVAFVVADEHQGRGLGSILLEHLAGAAAENRIQTFVAEVLAENFAMVTVFREAGYQVERSRDGTVLHLEFAIDPTEALVSVRDARERASEARSVGNLLAPRSIAVIGATPGTGRVGGAVLANLLSGSFQGPVFPVNPNRRSVRGVRAYATVREIPDEVDLAVIAVPAPEIDSVLDDCLAKGVKGLVVLTAGFAETGPEGLAAEHELVAAARGHGMRVVGPSALGIANNDPAVAMNATLASILPPRGRIGFFCQSGPLGVAILGEAAARNLGLSTFASAGNRADVSGNDLLQYWDTDPATDVVLLYLESFGNPRKFSRIARRVARTKPIVAVSSGRSVRTRRPGGDIDRSIVRDLFAQAGVVQVDSISELFDCAAMLGYQPLPRGPRLAVISNSTALSWLAVDAARGEGLEVAEPVNVGPHASPGAYLDAVVEALRDDACDALIVVFAPPVPVPMASFADAIRSASAAVPEAGKPILTTFVAEQGLPHLLSVRGRNGMAVRGSIPSYPDPERAARALARVHRYARWRDRPVSTVVRPEGIDADRAAALVAKWMAESGGRRLTDLEVVELLDCYGIPVVEFREVRTADEAVAAAEELGYPVAAKATGEMWRKRADLSGVRLDLWRPEAVRQAYLDLVRMCGDPVLHIQRMATKGVGCILRVQDDPSFGSVIEFGLSGLIIEMLGDRAYRALPLTESEAAALIDAPRAAPLLSGTPASPRVDKAALVELAQRISALFDDLPEMRELAFDPVLASPTSAEILYARGRIGPEPSRFDEGPRRLA
- a CDS encoding VOC family protein — protein: MIRWTWTFVDRPEDRFEHCLRFWSTITGTAPSPRRGEHGEFRTLLPDPARGSSAAIKMQSVGGIGGTHLDLDVEDIAAARTAALASGAVAVAEHPDYTVLRSPGGLLFCLTRAAAETATPAAAVDAPDGTRSRLDQICLDIGPSDHPREAAFWRNLTGWSHTAGRRPEFSRLRATTPMPVSLLLQRLDEDRPAGAHIDFSSSDIEATADWHASLGARVISRFEHWIVLHDPAGVAYCVTARDPDGV
- a CDS encoding sigma-70 family RNA polymerase sigma factor, whose amino-acid sequence is MTSPATTRVRPSDSDLDAQSPAADLVRVYLNGIGRTALLTAADEVELAKRIEAGLYAQHLLETSKRLSAAKKKDLAFLVRDGQVARSHLLEANLRLVVSLAKRYTGRGMPLLDLIQEGNLGLIRAMEKFDYAKGFKFSTYATWWIRQAITRGMADQSRTIRLPVHLVEQVNKLARIKRELHQQLGREATDAELSAESGIPVEKIADLLDHSRDPVSLDMPVGNDEEAPLGDFIEDSEATSAESAVIAGLLHHDVRSVLSTLDEREQQVIRLRFGLDDGQPRTLDQIGKLFGLSRERVRQIEREVMSKLRKGERADRLRAYAS